The following are encoded together in the Azospirillum lipoferum 4B genome:
- a CDS encoding dienelactone hydrolase family protein encodes MKASARGRAAVLGAALCAGIGVFAAGMSASVATAHAAVGVHAEEIVRFPSTDGDLTGGAPTMLSGRLLRPSGAGPHPAVVMLHGCGGLYARNGRVLPRHVWWATHLQRQGFEVLMVDSFGPRDVDEVCTTALKDRTVRATMERKRDAWGALAFLRRRPEVDHARIGLIGWSQGAGTVLAAYGAGEDGPAGSEAGGFRAAVAFYPGCRAPLSDEDWQPDGPLLLLIGDKDDWTPPQNCVDLSGREGVKDRMELVVYPDAYHGFDAPDAPVRKRKDLATAPDGTAHVGTNEDARSDAIRRVMEFFRDKLRG; translated from the coding sequence ATGAAGGCTTCCGCCCGCGGTCGCGCGGCTGTGTTGGGTGCGGCGCTGTGTGCCGGTATCGGGGTGTTCGCCGCCGGGATGTCGGCCTCCGTGGCAACGGCCCATGCCGCGGTCGGCGTCCATGCCGAGGAGATCGTCCGCTTTCCGTCCACCGACGGCGACCTGACCGGCGGGGCGCCGACCATGCTGAGCGGGCGGCTGCTGCGGCCCTCGGGCGCCGGACCGCACCCGGCAGTGGTCATGCTGCATGGCTGCGGCGGCCTCTATGCCCGCAACGGCCGGGTGTTGCCGCGCCATGTCTGGTGGGCCACCCACCTGCAGCGCCAGGGCTTCGAGGTGCTGATGGTCGACAGCTTCGGCCCGCGCGACGTGGACGAGGTCTGCACCACCGCGCTGAAGGACCGCACCGTCCGCGCCACGATGGAGCGCAAGCGCGACGCCTGGGGGGCGCTGGCCTTCCTGCGCCGTCGGCCGGAGGTGGACCATGCCCGCATCGGACTGATCGGCTGGTCGCAGGGGGCGGGCACCGTGCTGGCCGCCTATGGCGCCGGCGAGGACGGGCCGGCGGGATCGGAGGCCGGCGGTTTCCGTGCCGCCGTGGCCTTCTATCCCGGCTGCCGGGCGCCGCTGAGCGACGAGGACTGGCAGCCCGACGGTCCGCTGCTGCTGCTGATCGGCGACAAGGACGACTGGACCCCGCCGCAGAACTGCGTCGATTTGTCCGGGCGCGAGGGCGTGAAGGACCGGATGGAACTGGTGGTCTATCCCGACGCCTACCACGGCTTCGACGCGCCCGACGCCCCGGTGCGCAAGCGCAAGGACCTTGCCACCGCACCCGATGGAACGGCCCATGTCGGCACGAACGAAGACGCCCGCTCGGACGCGATCCGGCGGGTGATGGAATTCTTCAGGGACAAGCTGCGGGGGTAG
- the greA gene encoding transcription elongation factor GreA: MEKVPMTAAGFNRLQEELKHLKITERPAVIKAIAEAREHGDLSENAEYHAARERQSFIEGRVLELEDKISRAEVIDPAKLTGNTVKFGATVTLADQDTDEETTYQIVGQDESDIKNRLLSIQAPLARALINKSVGDSVEVSTPGGSKLYEIVSVEFR; encoded by the coding sequence ATGGAAAAAGTTCCGATGACAGCGGCGGGCTTCAACCGCCTCCAGGAGGAATTGAAGCACCTTAAGATCACCGAACGCCCGGCGGTCATCAAAGCCATCGCGGAAGCCCGCGAACATGGCGACCTTTCGGAAAACGCCGAGTATCACGCGGCGCGCGAACGTCAGAGCTTCATTGAAGGCCGCGTTCTGGAGCTTGAGGACAAGATCAGCCGTGCCGAGGTCATCGACCCGGCCAAGCTGACGGGCAACACCGTGAAGTTCGGTGCGACCGTGACCCTGGCCGACCAGGACACGGACGAGGAGACGACCTATCAGATCGTCGGCCAGGACGAGAGCGACATCAAGAACCGCCTGCTGTCGATCCAGGCGCCGCTGGCCCGCGCCCTGATCAACAAGTCCGTCGGCGACAGCGTGGAGGTCTCCACCCCCGGTGGCTCCAAGCTGTACGAGATCGTTTCGGTCGAGTTCCGCTGA
- the carB gene encoding carbamoyl-phosphate synthase large subunit: MPKRTDIKSICIIGAGPIVIGQACEFDYSGVQACKALREEGYRVILVNSNPATIMTDPGLADATYIEPITPAVVAKILEKERPDALLPTMGGQTALNTAMALSDDGTLERLGVEMIGAKRDVIAKAEDRILFRDAMDKLGLESPKSRMVRTLTEAMDALEFVGLPAIIRPSFTLAGTGGGIAYNRAEFEDIVRGGLRASPVGEVLIEESVLGWKEYEMEVVRDGADNCIIVCAIENIDPMGVHTGDSITVAPSLTLTDKEYQIMRDASIAVLREIGVDTGGSNVQFAVNPANGRLIVIEMNPRVSRSSALASKATGFPIAKIAAKLAVGYRLDELTNDITGTTPASFEPTIDYVVTKMPRFTFEKFKGSEPLLTTSMKSVGEAMSIGRTFQESVQKALRSMETGLTGFNEVKIGGEETPDRTAIRGALATPTPDRLLVIAQAFRHGFTVEEVQAVSKYDPWFLEQIKAIVDREAAIRDGGLPTDKAGWLKLKQMGFSDARLAELAKTTEAAVAAARRMAGVTPVYKRIDTCAAEFASATPYMYSTYETDGTGEAECESEPTDKRKVVILGGGPNRIGQGIEFDYCCVHAVYALQEAGIETIMVNCNPETVSTDYDTADRLYFEPLTAEDVVELVRVEQRNGNVLGCIVQFGGQTPLKLAAALEAAGIPILGTSPDAIDLAEDRERFQKLLHELNLKQPANGLARSLEEAEAVASRIGFPVVIRPSYVLGGRAMEIVHDMAGLQRYMGTAVQVSGKNPVLIDSYLQDAIEVDVDVVCDGTDVYVAGVMEHIEEAGIHSGDSACALPPYTLPADIIAEINRQSDALAHALKVVGLMNVQFAVKDGTVYILEVNPRASRTVPFVAKATGTAIAKIAARVMAGEKLSAFTLNGPTPPHTAVKEAVFPFARFPGVDIVLGPEMKSTGEVMGLDHNFALAFAKAQLGAGVTLPVKGSVFVSVKDRDKPALAVISKKLHDMGFRILATSGTAKVLSDAGVPAETINKVVEGQPHIVDAMINGNVHLVINTTEGAQALSDSFSLRRTALTYNIPYYTTVAGARAAVEAIAALRNGSLEVAPLQSYLSGSY, encoded by the coding sequence ATGCCCAAACGCACCGACATCAAATCCATCTGCATCATCGGCGCGGGTCCGATCGTCATCGGACAGGCTTGCGAGTTCGACTATTCCGGCGTCCAGGCCTGCAAGGCGCTGCGCGAGGAAGGCTACCGGGTCATCCTCGTCAACTCCAACCCGGCCACCATCATGACCGACCCCGGTCTGGCCGACGCCACCTACATCGAGCCGATCACCCCGGCCGTCGTCGCCAAGATCCTGGAGAAGGAGCGTCCCGACGCGCTTCTGCCGACCATGGGCGGCCAGACCGCGCTGAACACGGCGATGGCGCTGTCCGACGACGGCACGCTGGAGCGTCTCGGCGTGGAGATGATCGGCGCCAAGCGCGACGTCATCGCCAAGGCCGAGGACCGCATCCTGTTCCGCGACGCCATGGACAAGCTGGGCCTCGAATCGCCGAAGTCGCGCATGGTCCGCACCCTGACCGAGGCGATGGACGCGCTGGAGTTCGTCGGGCTGCCGGCGATCATCCGTCCCAGCTTCACCCTGGCCGGCACCGGCGGCGGCATCGCCTACAACCGGGCGGAGTTCGAGGACATCGTGCGCGGCGGCCTGCGCGCCAGCCCGGTCGGCGAGGTGCTGATCGAGGAATCGGTGCTGGGCTGGAAGGAATACGAGATGGAGGTCGTGCGCGACGGCGCCGACAACTGCATCATCGTCTGCGCCATCGAGAACATCGACCCGATGGGCGTCCACACCGGCGACTCGATCACGGTGGCGCCGTCGCTGACGCTGACCGACAAAGAATACCAGATCATGCGCGACGCCTCGATCGCCGTGCTGCGCGAGATCGGCGTGGACACCGGCGGCTCGAACGTACAGTTCGCGGTCAACCCGGCCAACGGCCGCCTGATCGTGATCGAGATGAACCCGCGCGTGTCGCGCTCCTCGGCGCTGGCGTCCAAGGCCACCGGCTTCCCCATCGCCAAGATCGCCGCCAAGCTGGCCGTCGGCTACCGGCTGGACGAGCTGACCAACGACATCACCGGCACCACGCCCGCCAGCTTCGAGCCGACGATCGACTACGTCGTCACCAAGATGCCGCGCTTCACCTTCGAGAAGTTCAAGGGCTCGGAGCCGCTGCTGACCACCTCGATGAAGTCGGTGGGCGAGGCGATGTCCATCGGCCGCACCTTCCAGGAATCGGTGCAGAAGGCCCTGCGTTCGATGGAGACCGGCCTGACCGGCTTCAACGAGGTGAAGATCGGCGGAGAGGAGACCCCGGACCGCACCGCCATCCGCGGCGCGCTCGCCACCCCCACCCCCGACCGCCTGCTGGTCATCGCCCAGGCCTTCCGCCACGGCTTCACCGTGGAGGAGGTCCAGGCCGTCTCCAAGTACGACCCCTGGTTCCTGGAGCAGATCAAGGCGATCGTCGACCGCGAGGCGGCGATCCGCGACGGCGGCCTGCCGACCGACAAGGCCGGCTGGCTGAAGCTGAAGCAGATGGGCTTCTCCGACGCCCGTCTGGCCGAGCTGGCCAAGACCACCGAGGCGGCGGTCGCCGCGGCGCGCCGCATGGCCGGCGTCACCCCGGTCTACAAGCGCATCGACACCTGCGCCGCCGAATTCGCGTCGGCCACCCCCTACATGTACTCGACCTACGAGACCGACGGGACCGGCGAGGCGGAGTGCGAGTCCGAGCCGACCGACAAGCGCAAGGTCGTCATCCTCGGCGGCGGTCCGAACCGCATCGGCCAGGGCATCGAGTTCGACTATTGCTGCGTCCATGCCGTCTATGCCCTGCAGGAGGCCGGCATCGAGACCATCATGGTCAACTGCAACCCGGAGACGGTCTCCACCGACTACGACACCGCCGACCGCCTGTATTTCGAGCCGCTGACGGCCGAGGACGTGGTGGAGCTGGTGCGGGTCGAGCAGCGCAACGGCAATGTCCTGGGCTGCATCGTGCAGTTCGGCGGCCAGACCCCGCTGAAGCTCGCCGCCGCGCTGGAGGCCGCCGGCATCCCGATCCTCGGCACCTCGCCCGACGCCATCGATCTGGCCGAGGACCGCGAGCGCTTCCAGAAGCTTCTGCATGAGCTGAACCTGAAGCAGCCGGCCAACGGCCTCGCCCGCTCGCTGGAAGAGGCGGAGGCGGTCGCCAGCCGCATCGGCTTCCCGGTCGTCATCCGTCCGTCCTATGTGCTGGGCGGCCGCGCGATGGAGATCGTCCACGACATGGCCGGGCTCCAGCGTTACATGGGCACCGCGGTGCAGGTGTCGGGCAAGAACCCGGTTCTGATCGACAGCTACCTGCAGGACGCCATCGAGGTCGACGTCGACGTCGTCTGCGACGGCACCGACGTCTATGTCGCCGGCGTGATGGAGCACATCGAGGAGGCCGGCATCCATTCCGGCGACAGCGCCTGCGCCCTGCCGCCCTACACGCTGCCGGCCGACATCATCGCCGAGATCAACCGCCAGTCCGACGCGCTCGCCCATGCGCTGAAGGTGGTCGGTCTGATGAACGTGCAGTTCGCGGTCAAGGACGGCACCGTCTACATCCTGGAGGTCAACCCGCGCGCCAGCCGCACGGTGCCCTTCGTCGCCAAGGCCACCGGCACCGCCATCGCCAAGATCGCCGCCCGCGTCATGGCGGGGGAGAAGCTGTCCGCCTTCACCCTGAACGGCCCGACCCCGCCGCACACCGCGGTCAAGGAAGCCGTCTTCCCCTTCGCCCGCTTCCCCGGCGTCGACATCGTGCTGGGTCCGGAGATGAAGTCGACCGGCGAGGTCATGGGCCTCGACCACAACTTCGCGCTGGCCTTCGCCAAGGCGCAGCTCGGGGCCGGCGTCACCCTGCCGGTCAAGGGCAGCGTCTTCGTCTCGGTCAAGGACCGCGACAAGCCGGCGCTGGCGGTGATCTCCAAGAAGCTGCACGACATGGGCTTCCGCATCCTCGCCACGTCGGGCACCGCCAAGGTGCTGAGCGATGCCGGCGTGCCGGCGGAGACCATCAACAAGGTGGTGGAAGGCCAGCCGCACATCGTCGACGCCATGATCAACGGCAACGTGCATCTGGTCATCAACACCACGGAAGGCGCCCAGGCGCTGTCCGACAGCTTCAGCCTGCGCCGCACCGCGCTGACCTACAACATTCCGTACTACACCACGGTGGCGGGAGCACGCGCGGCGGTGGAAGCGATTGCCGCACTCCGGAACGGCAGCCTTGAAGTCGCCCCGTTGCAGTCGTACCTTAGCGGATCGTATTAA
- a CDS encoding NapC/NirT family cytochrome c codes for MTIRSAFTCLWRLFARPSIHFSLGFLTLGGFIAGVLFWGGFNTALEATNKEAFCISCHEMRDNPYEELKQTIHFTNRSGVRASCPDCHVPHEWTDKIARKMQASKEVWGKIFGTIDTREKFLDKRRELAEHEWARLKSNNSLECRNCHSADSMDITKQNPRAANMHETYLFTGQNTCIDCHKGIAHRLPDMHGVEPGWTMKTSQK; via the coding sequence ATGACGATCCGATCCGCCTTTACGTGCCTGTGGCGGCTGTTCGCCCGCCCCAGCATCCATTTCAGCCTGGGTTTCCTGACGCTGGGCGGCTTCATCGCCGGCGTCCTCTTCTGGGGCGGCTTCAACACCGCCCTGGAGGCGACCAACAAGGAGGCCTTCTGCATCAGCTGCCACGAGATGCGCGACAATCCCTATGAGGAGCTGAAGCAGACCATCCACTTCACCAACCGGTCCGGCGTGCGCGCCAGCTGCCCCGACTGCCACGTCCCGCATGAATGGACCGACAAGATCGCCCGCAAGATGCAGGCATCGAAGGAGGTCTGGGGCAAGATCTTCGGCACCATCGACACCCGCGAAAAGTTCCTGGACAAGCGCCGCGAGCTGGCCGAGCACGAATGGGCTCGTCTGAAGTCCAACAACTCGCTGGAATGCCGCAACTGCCACAGCGCGGACTCGATGGACATCACCAAGCAGAACCCGCGCGCCGCGAACATGCACGAGACCTATCTGTTCACCGGCCAGAACACCTGCATCGACTGCCACAAGGGCATCGCCCACCGCCTGCCCGACATGCACGGCGTGGAGCCCGGCTGGACGATGAAGACCAGCCAGAAGTGA
- a CDS encoding nitrate reductase cytochrome c-type subunit yields the protein MKTRFLIAALALLAGVPALTIGVTSGVVAADKPVAATGGTGTVGGIVVPSANHPITLDVPAEATHREITDDQKRVRNYADQPPLIPHAIRDYQIDLNINKCLTCHDRRNTAGSQAPMLSVTHFQDRDGQTLGTVAARRYFCIQCHVQQTDAQPIVPNSFRDFDAVLGHAQGGQK from the coding sequence ATGAAGACCCGTTTCCTGATCGCCGCGCTGGCCCTTCTGGCCGGCGTCCCGGCCCTGACCATCGGCGTCACCTCCGGTGTTGTCGCCGCCGACAAGCCGGTTGCCGCAACCGGCGGCACCGGCACGGTGGGGGGGATCGTCGTCCCCTCCGCCAACCATCCGATCACCCTGGATGTCCCGGCCGAGGCGACCCACCGCGAGATCACCGACGACCAGAAGCGCGTGCGCAACTACGCCGACCAGCCGCCGCTGATCCCGCATGCCATCCGCGACTACCAGATCGACCTGAACATCAACAAGTGCCTGACCTGCCACGATCGCCGCAACACGGCCGGCTCGCAGGCGCCGATGCTGTCGGTCACCCATTTCCAGGACCGTGACGGCCAGACGCTGGGCACGGTGGCGGCGCGCCGCTACTTCTGCATCCAATGCCACGTCCAGCAGACGGACGCGCAGCCCATCGTTCCCAACAGCTTCCGCGACTTCGACGCGGTCCTGGGCCATGCCCAAGGCGGCCAGAAATGA
- the napA gene encoding nitrate reductase catalytic subunit NapA, whose translation MFLSRRDYLKAQAAAAAAAAAGISLPASAANILTGEGAKLNWSKAPCRFCGTGCGVMVGVKDGRVVATHGDVKAEVNRGLNCVKGYFLSKIMYGEDRLNQPLLRMKDGKYDKDGEFAPISWDAAFDIMAQKWKETLKKKGPTAVGMFGSGQWTIYEGYAASKLMKAGLRSNNLDPNARHCMASAVAGFMRTFGMDEPMGCYDDMEQADAFVLWGSNMAEMHPILWTRVTDRRLSHPDCKVAVLSTFEHRSFDLADIGLVFTPGSDLAILNYIANHIIKTGRVNKEFIEKHCNFKRGRDDIGYGLRPEHALEQKAKNAAKANDSDPISFDEFAKFVEPYTLDKAHELSGVPKNRLEALAELYADPKVKVVSFWTMGFNQHVRGVWANNLVYNIHLLTGKISQPGNGPFSLTGQPSACGTAREVGTFSHRLPADMVVTNPAHRKHAEEIWKLPEGTIPDKVGYHAVQQDRMLKDGKLNAYWVMCNNNMQTAPNTAKETFPGYRNPENFVVVSDPYPTVTALAADLILPTAMWVEKEGGYGNAERRTQLWRQLVDAPDGAKSDLWQMMEFSKRFRIEEVWPEELLNKKPEYRGKSLYDVLFRNGQVDRFPLSDLDPNYGNHEAKDAGFYVQKGLFEEYAAFGRGHGHDLAPFDLYHQERGLRWPVVDGKETKWRYREGFDPYVKAGEGVRFYGNKDGKANVFALPYEPPAEAPDADYPFWLSTGRVIEHWHSGSMTMRVPELRKAFPNAVVFMHPDDAKDLNVRRGQEVRVTSRRGEVRVRVETRGRNKPPRGLVFVPFFDHTVLINKVTLDATDPISKQTDFKKCAVKITPVVNA comes from the coding sequence ATGTTCCTGTCCCGCCGCGATTACCTGAAGGCGCAAGCCGCCGCTGCCGCCGCCGCGGCGGCCGGAATCTCGTTGCCCGCATCGGCCGCCAACATCCTCACCGGCGAAGGCGCCAAGCTGAACTGGTCCAAGGCCCCCTGCCGCTTCTGCGGAACCGGCTGCGGCGTGATGGTCGGCGTCAAGGACGGCCGCGTGGTCGCCACCCACGGCGACGTGAAGGCCGAGGTGAACCGCGGCCTGAACTGCGTGAAGGGCTATTTCCTGTCCAAGATCATGTATGGCGAGGACCGGCTGAACCAGCCGCTGCTGCGCATGAAGGACGGCAAGTACGACAAGGACGGCGAGTTCGCGCCGATCAGCTGGGACGCCGCCTTCGACATCATGGCGCAGAAGTGGAAGGAGACCCTGAAGAAGAAGGGTCCGACCGCCGTCGGCATGTTCGGCTCCGGCCAGTGGACCATCTACGAGGGCTATGCCGCCTCCAAGCTGATGAAGGCCGGCCTGCGCTCCAACAACCTGGATCCGAACGCCCGCCACTGCATGGCGTCGGCGGTGGCCGGCTTCATGCGCACCTTCGGCATGGACGAGCCGATGGGCTGCTACGACGACATGGAGCAGGCCGACGCCTTCGTGCTGTGGGGCTCCAACATGGCGGAGATGCACCCCATCCTGTGGACGCGCGTCACCGACCGCCGTCTCAGCCATCCCGACTGCAAGGTCGCCGTCCTCTCCACCTTCGAGCACCGCAGCTTCGACCTCGCCGACATCGGCCTGGTCTTCACCCCCGGTTCCGATCTGGCGATCCTGAACTACATCGCCAACCACATCATCAAGACCGGCCGGGTGAACAAGGAGTTCATCGAGAAGCACTGCAACTTCAAGCGCGGCCGCGACGACATCGGCTATGGCCTGCGTCCCGAGCATGCGCTGGAGCAGAAGGCGAAGAACGCCGCCAAGGCCAACGACTCCGACCCGATCAGCTTCGACGAGTTCGCCAAGTTCGTCGAGCCCTACACGCTGGACAAGGCGCATGAGCTGTCGGGCGTGCCGAAGAACCGGCTGGAGGCGCTGGCCGAGCTGTATGCCGACCCGAAGGTGAAGGTCGTGTCCTTCTGGACCATGGGCTTCAACCAGCATGTCCGCGGCGTCTGGGCCAACAACCTCGTCTACAACATCCACCTGCTGACCGGCAAAATCTCCCAGCCCGGCAACGGTCCCTTCTCGCTGACCGGCCAGCCGTCGGCCTGCGGCACCGCGCGCGAGGTCGGAACCTTCTCCCACCGGCTGCCCGCCGACATGGTGGTGACCAACCCCGCGCACCGCAAACACGCCGAGGAGATCTGGAAGCTGCCGGAGGGGACCATCCCCGACAAGGTCGGCTACCACGCCGTCCAGCAGGACCGCATGCTGAAGGACGGCAAGCTCAACGCCTACTGGGTCATGTGCAACAACAACATGCAGACGGCCCCGAACACGGCGAAGGAGACCTTCCCCGGCTACCGCAACCCGGAAAACTTCGTCGTCGTCTCCGATCCCTACCCGACCGTGACGGCGCTGGCCGCCGACCTGATCCTGCCCACCGCCATGTGGGTCGAGAAGGAGGGCGGCTACGGCAACGCCGAACGCCGCACCCAGCTGTGGCGCCAGCTGGTCGACGCGCCGGACGGTGCCAAGTCCGACCTGTGGCAGATGATGGAGTTCTCCAAGCGCTTCCGGATCGAGGAGGTGTGGCCGGAGGAGCTTCTGAACAAGAAGCCGGAATATCGCGGCAAGAGCCTCTACGACGTGCTGTTCCGCAACGGTCAGGTCGACCGCTTCCCGCTGTCCGACCTCGACCCGAACTACGGGAACCACGAGGCCAAGGACGCCGGCTTCTACGTCCAGAAGGGGCTGTTCGAGGAATATGCCGCCTTCGGCCGCGGCCACGGCCACGATCTGGCCCCCTTCGACCTCTATCACCAGGAGCGCGGCCTGCGCTGGCCGGTGGTGGACGGCAAGGAGACCAAGTGGCGCTACCGCGAGGGCTTCGATCCCTACGTGAAGGCCGGCGAGGGCGTGCGCTTCTACGGCAACAAGGACGGCAAGGCGAATGTCTTCGCCCTGCCCTACGAGCCGCCGGCCGAGGCGCCCGACGCCGACTATCCGTTCTGGCTGTCGACCGGCCGCGTGATCGAGCATTGGCACAGCGGATCAATGACCATGCGGGTTCCCGAACTGCGCAAGGCCTTCCCCAACGCCGTGGTGTTCATGCACCCCGACGACGCCAAGGACCTGAACGTCCGGCGCGGCCAGGAGGTGCGCGTCACCTCGCGGCGCGGCGAGGTGCGGGTGCGGGTCGAGACGCGCGGACGCAACAAGCCGCCGCGCGGCCTGGTCTTCGTCCCCTTCTTCGACCACACGGTCCTCATCAACAAGGTGACGCTCGACGCCACCGATCCCATCAGCAAACAGACCGACTTCAAGAAATGCGCGGTCAAGATCACGCCCGTCGTGAACGCCTGA
- a CDS encoding chaperone NapD produces MPRAPEVHISSLVIQHSPDRTEAVREAANAVAGLEWCASENGKAVVTLVTASAAEVVDRIAQLNAVPGVHTTTMVYHHYEPADAIDAA; encoded by the coding sequence ATGCCCCGCGCCCCCGAAGTCCACATCTCCAGCCTCGTCATCCAGCACAGCCCCGACCGTACCGAGGCGGTGCGCGAGGCGGCGAACGCCGTCGCCGGGCTGGAGTGGTGCGCATCGGAGAACGGCAAGGCCGTCGTGACGCTGGTCACCGCCAGCGCCGCCGAGGTGGTGGACCGCATCGCCCAGCTGAACGCCGTCCCCGGCGTGCACACCACGACCATGGTCTACCACCACTACGAACCCGCGGACGCGATCGACGCAGCCTGA
- a CDS encoding periplasmic nitrate reductase, NapE protein: MRPTSSPVLSHPSDRIATESDPAPTRRAEGLMFLWLAFLVWPLIAIGSVSAYGFSIWMYQLLTH, translated from the coding sequence ATGAGGCCCACCAGTTCCCCCGTCCTGTCCCATCCGTCCGATCGGATCGCGACCGAGTCCGATCCGGCTCCGACCCGCCGGGCCGAGGGACTGATGTTCCTGTGGCTGGCCTTCCTGGTCTGGCCGCTGATCGCCATCGGCTCCGTGTCGGCCTACGGCTTCTCGATCTGGATGTACCAGCTCCTCACCCACTGA
- a CDS encoding MgtC/SapB family protein: MDLLRSYWSPAELVTNGLILLHLLGALAVGLLLGYERSYHGRAAGMRTYGLVCLASAALTVVNAYPAMWFGGMWLQGGAQSAAGVGDPTRVIQGIVTGIGFLGAGVIMREGLSIRGLSTAASIWATSAIGIIIGLGFYAVAIAAALLTILVMSLLRPIERLLPHRSVIHLTLVFPRDKAPPPDELRAQVVRHGFEVVDWAFHLANGSGQFECQLVLQGKGDLDPMTLVTALAATDALVEFKLSPSRI, encoded by the coding sequence ATGGATTTGCTGCGCTCCTACTGGTCGCCGGCCGAGCTGGTGACCAACGGGCTGATTCTTCTGCATCTGTTGGGAGCGTTGGCGGTCGGGCTGCTGCTGGGCTACGAGCGCAGCTATCACGGGCGGGCGGCGGGGATGCGGACCTATGGGCTGGTCTGCCTGGCGTCGGCCGCGCTGACGGTGGTCAACGCCTATCCCGCCATGTGGTTCGGCGGCATGTGGCTTCAGGGCGGGGCGCAGAGCGCCGCCGGGGTTGGGGACCCGACGCGGGTGATCCAGGGCATCGTGACCGGCATCGGATTCCTCGGCGCCGGCGTGATCATGCGCGAGGGGCTGTCGATCCGCGGCCTGTCCACCGCGGCGTCGATCTGGGCGACGTCGGCCATCGGCATCATCATCGGGCTCGGCTTCTACGCCGTCGCCATCGCCGCCGCGCTGCTGACCATCCTGGTGATGAGCCTGCTGCGGCCGATCGAGCGGCTGCTGCCGCACCGTTCGGTGATCCATCTGACGCTGGTCTTTCCCCGCGACAAGGCGCCGCCGCCGGACGAGCTGCGGGCGCAGGTGGTCCGTCATGGGTTCGAGGTGGTCGACTGGGCCTTCCACCTCGCCAATGGCAGCGGCCAGTTCGAATGCCAGCTGGTTCTGCAGGGCAAGGGCGACCTCGACCCGATGACGCTGGTCACCGCGCTCGCCGCCACCGACGCTTTGGTGGAGTTCAAGCTTTCTCCCTCTCGTATCTGA